The Thiogranum longum genome includes a region encoding these proteins:
- a CDS encoding NarK family nitrate/nitrite MFS transporter has product MSSLPCTRQPYKITVARVHGIVLAEGISSHIQPGIQRTMQATGFKLFSFSGETKILHLTWFAFFLSFLVWFNHAPLLGAMRETFGLSDQQIKTLLILNVALTIPARIIIGMLVDAFGPRRIYSGLLFVSAFLCFGFAIADSYEQLALMRFLLGFAGAGFVIGIRMITEWYPAKQAGIAQGIYGGWGNFGSAGAALILPSLAVAFGGDDGWRYAIGSTGVLALIYSAVYFFSTSDTPKGSTYFKPKRNGALEITSPGDFFLYLVMNIPLYAALAVLAWKLSPANLGMLSEPVVDIIYAILLSLYIFQTIRIYQINGHVFKKPVPEIERYKFKQVAVLDLAYMVTFGSELAVVSMLPLFFQDTFDLSIVKAGLIASVFAGLNLVMRPAGGWISDKFGRKRSLVIIMAGLAVGYLLMSYIDAGWSVPAAVAVVIFCSIFVNAGNGAVFAVIPLVKRRLTGQIAGMAGAFGNVGGVAFLTVLSFVAPNVFFLVIGGAAVVVLVAVLFFLDEPEGHMTEVLPDGTVQMIKVS; this is encoded by the coding sequence ATGTCATCCCTGCCGTGCACCCGCCAGCCATACAAGATAACGGTAGCCCGGGTGCATGGCATAGTCCTTGCTGAAGGCATCAGCAGTCATATTCAACCGGGGATACAACGCACCATGCAAGCCACAGGATTCAAACTATTTTCATTTTCCGGCGAAACGAAAATCCTGCACCTGACCTGGTTCGCCTTCTTTCTGAGTTTCCTGGTCTGGTTCAACCACGCCCCGCTGCTCGGCGCCATGCGCGAGACCTTTGGCCTCAGCGACCAGCAGATCAAGACGCTGCTGATACTCAATGTCGCGCTGACGATTCCGGCGCGCATCATCATCGGTATGCTGGTAGATGCGTTCGGGCCACGGCGCATCTACTCGGGCCTGCTGTTTGTGTCTGCATTCCTGTGTTTCGGCTTTGCGATTGCGGACAGTTATGAACAACTGGCGCTGATGCGCTTCCTGCTCGGCTTTGCCGGTGCCGGTTTTGTGATCGGCATCCGTATGATCACTGAATGGTATCCCGCCAAACAGGCCGGCATTGCACAGGGCATCTACGGTGGCTGGGGCAACTTCGGTTCCGCAGGCGCTGCGTTGATTCTGCCTTCACTGGCAGTTGCATTCGGTGGCGACGACGGCTGGCGCTACGCCATCGGCAGCACCGGCGTACTGGCACTGATCTACTCCGCGGTGTATTTCTTTTCTACCAGCGACACGCCGAAAGGATCGACCTATTTCAAACCAAAGCGTAACGGCGCGCTGGAGATCACCAGCCCGGGTGATTTCTTCCTGTACCTGGTCATGAACATTCCGCTGTACGCGGCGCTGGCGGTGCTGGCCTGGAAACTCAGCCCGGCCAACCTCGGTATGCTCAGTGAGCCTGTGGTGGATATCATCTACGCGATACTGCTCAGCCTGTACATTTTCCAGACCATACGCATCTACCAGATCAACGGTCATGTGTTCAAAAAGCCGGTACCGGAGATCGAACGTTACAAATTCAAACAGGTCGCCGTACTGGACCTGGCCTACATGGTGACGTTTGGTTCGGAGCTGGCTGTGGTATCGATGCTGCCGCTGTTCTTCCAGGACACTTTCGACCTGTCTATCGTAAAAGCCGGCCTGATCGCCTCGGTGTTCGCCGGGCTAAATCTTGTTATGCGTCCGGCCGGCGGCTGGATCAGTGACAAATTCGGGCGCAAGCGCTCTCTTGTTATTATCATGGCCGGTCTGGCAGTTGGCTACCTGCTGATGAGCTATATTGACGCTGGCTGGTCCGTGCCTGCGGCGGTTGCCGTCGTTATCTTCTGTTCCATTTTCGTCAACGCCGGCAACGGTGCCGTGTTTGCCGTTATTCCCCTGGTCAAGCGTCGCCTGACCGGGCAGATCGCCGGGATGGCAGGCGCTTTTGGTAATGTCGGTGGCGTGGCATTCCTGACCGTGCTGTCCTTCGTGGCGCCCAACGTATTCTTTCTGGTCATTGGTGGCGCCGCCGTTGTGGTACTGGTTGCCGTACTGTTCTTCCTCGACGAACCCGAGGGGCACATGACCGAAGTCCTGCCGGACGGCACTGTGCAGATGATCAAGGTGAGTTAA
- the nirB gene encoding nitrite reductase large subunit NirB, whose product MKEKLVLIGNGMAGVRALEELLKLSPEQYDISVFGGEPYGNYNRILLSPVLAGEKTIEEIMINDEQWYADNGITLHKGKWVEDVNRAKRIVCASDGTEEKYDRLIIATGSHPFIIPIPGNELDGVIAFRDIADVDTMLEAAKKKNGKAVVIGGGLLGLEAANGLMKQGMDVTVVHLMDTLMERQLDKPAGALLKASLEEKGMKFLMEAQTEAVLGKDKVEAVRFRDGLEIPADIVVMAVGIKPNIELAEKIGLHCERGIVVNDTLQTFDPRIYSVGECVQHRGTTYGLVAPLFEQAKVCANHLAHLGIARYEGSVTSTKLKVTGIDLFSAGDFHGDEHTEELVLQDPGRGIYKKVVLRDNRIIGAVMYGDTIDGTWYFELLRDNTDVSDIRDNLLFGQAHLGDSGHGDDNRVAAMAATAEICGCNGVCKGDIVDAITRKNLFTLDDVRAHTKASSSCGSCTGLVEALLAHTLGGDYSESPAKKPLCGCTEFTHDEIRAGIREHELKDIPSTQQFFEWKTPDGCAKCRPALNYYLLCQWPGEFEDDSQSRFINERAHANIQKDATYSVIPRMWGGGTSPKELRAIADAAEKYNIKTVHVTGGQRIALYGLKKDELPKIWGELNEAGLVSGHAYGKALRTVKTCVGREWCRFGTQDSTQMGIDLEKMTWGSWTPHKYKMAVSGCPRNCAEATIKDLGVVCVDSGYELHVGGNGGIKVRATDFLCTVKTPEDVKEYAAAYMQLYREEAHYLERTAPWLERVGLSYVKEKIVEDDEGRKALAERFLYAQKFAQDDPWAERAKGGEAHEFTPITQVG is encoded by the coding sequence ATGAAAGAGAAACTCGTTTTAATCGGCAATGGCATGGCCGGCGTGCGCGCCCTTGAAGAGTTGCTGAAGCTGTCACCCGAGCAGTACGACATCAGCGTGTTCGGTGGTGAACCTTACGGTAACTACAACCGTATCCTGTTATCGCCGGTGCTGGCCGGCGAGAAGACCATCGAAGAGATCATGATCAACGACGAGCAGTGGTACGCCGACAACGGTATTACCCTGCACAAGGGCAAATGGGTCGAGGACGTTAACCGTGCAAAGCGTATCGTGTGTGCCTCGGACGGCACTGAAGAAAAATACGACCGTTTGATTATTGCCACCGGCTCTCATCCTTTCATCATCCCGATTCCCGGTAACGAACTGGACGGTGTGATTGCTTTCCGTGATATCGCCGATGTCGACACCATGCTCGAAGCCGCGAAGAAAAAAAACGGCAAGGCGGTGGTGATCGGTGGAGGACTGCTCGGTCTTGAAGCGGCCAATGGCCTGATGAAGCAGGGCATGGATGTCACCGTGGTGCACCTGATGGATACCCTGATGGAGCGTCAACTCGACAAGCCGGCCGGCGCACTGCTGAAAGCCTCGCTGGAAGAGAAGGGCATGAAGTTCCTGATGGAAGCGCAGACCGAGGCCGTGCTGGGCAAGGACAAGGTCGAGGCTGTGCGTTTCAGGGACGGCCTGGAAATTCCCGCCGACATCGTCGTCATGGCGGTCGGCATCAAACCGAATATTGAGCTGGCCGAGAAGATCGGCCTGCACTGCGAGCGTGGTATTGTCGTTAACGACACCCTGCAGACCTTTGACCCGCGCATCTATTCTGTCGGCGAGTGTGTACAGCACCGTGGTACGACCTATGGTCTGGTGGCGCCGCTGTTCGAACAGGCCAAGGTGTGCGCCAATCACCTTGCGCACCTGGGTATTGCCCGTTATGAAGGTTCGGTGACATCGACCAAACTGAAGGTAACCGGTATCGACCTGTTTTCTGCCGGTGATTTCCACGGCGACGAACATACCGAAGAACTGGTATTACAGGACCCGGGCCGCGGCATTTACAAGAAAGTGGTACTGCGTGACAACCGCATCATCGGCGCTGTCATGTACGGTGACACCATCGACGGTACCTGGTACTTCGAACTGTTGCGCGACAACACCGATGTGTCCGACATCCGTGACAACCTGCTGTTCGGTCAGGCCCACCTCGGTGATTCCGGCCACGGTGATGACAATCGTGTGGCCGCCATGGCTGCCACCGCCGAGATTTGTGGTTGTAACGGTGTCTGCAAGGGCGATATCGTTGATGCCATCACCAGGAAAAATCTGTTTACCCTGGACGATGTGCGTGCACACACCAAGGCGTCCAGCTCCTGTGGTTCCTGTACCGGACTTGTCGAAGCCTTGCTGGCGCACACACTGGGCGGCGACTACTCCGAGTCACCGGCAAAGAAACCGCTGTGCGGCTGCACTGAATTCACGCACGATGAAATACGTGCCGGCATCCGTGAGCACGAACTGAAAGATATTCCCTCCACACAGCAGTTCTTCGAATGGAAAACACCGGATGGCTGCGCCAAGTGCCGTCCTGCGCTCAACTACTACCTGCTGTGCCAGTGGCCGGGTGAGTTCGAAGACGACAGCCAGTCGCGCTTTATCAACGAGCGTGCCCACGCCAACATCCAGAAGGATGCTACCTACTCGGTGATTCCACGCATGTGGGGCGGTGGCACTTCACCAAAAGAGCTGCGCGCTATCGCGGATGCGGCGGAGAAGTACAACATCAAGACGGTACACGTGACCGGTGGCCAGCGCATCGCGCTGTACGGCCTGAAGAAAGATGAGCTGCCGAAAATCTGGGGCGAGCTGAATGAAGCCGGCCTGGTGTCCGGTCACGCCTACGGCAAGGCGCTGCGCACCGTAAAGACCTGCGTGGGCCGCGAGTGGTGCCGTTTCGGCACACAGGATTCCACGCAGATGGGTATAGACCTGGAGAAGATGACCTGGGGGTCATGGACGCCACACAAGTACAAGATGGCCGTGTCCGGCTGTCCGCGTAACTGTGCCGAGGCGACCATCAAGGATCTCGGCGTGGTCTGTGTTGATTCCGGTTACGAGCTGCACGTGGGGGGTAACGGTGGCATCAAGGTGCGTGCAACGGATTTCCTGTGCACGGTCAAGACACCGGAAGACGTCAAGGAATACGCTGCCGCCTACATGCAACTGTACCGCGAGGAAGCTCACTACCTGGAGCGTACCGCGCCCTGGCTGGAGCGCGTAGGCCTGAGCTACGTGAAGGAAAAAATCGTCGAGGACGATGAAGGCCGCAAGGCGCTGGCAGAACGCTTCCTGTATGCCCAGAAATTTGCACAGGATGATCCGTGGGCAGAACGCGCCAAAGGTGGCGAAGCACACGAATTTACCCCGATCACGCAGGTAGGTTAA
- the nirD gene encoding nitrite reductase small subunit NirD produces MSNDNWIKVGKIGEIPRQGARVVSRAEGDIAVFRTVNDEIFALRDQCPHKGGPLSQGIVHDKRVACPLHDWKIGLDTGEAVAPDEGCAASYPVKIEGDVIMLSLTPNEGCPNA; encoded by the coding sequence ATGAGTAACGATAACTGGATTAAAGTCGGCAAGATCGGGGAAATCCCGCGCCAGGGTGCGCGCGTGGTCAGCCGCGCCGAAGGCGATATTGCCGTGTTCCGCACCGTGAACGACGAGATTTTCGCCTTGCGCGACCAGTGTCCGCACAAGGGCGGGCCGCTGTCGCAGGGCATTGTGCACGACAAGCGTGTGGCCTGTCCGTTGCACGACTGGAAGATCGGGCTGGATACGGGTGAAGCGGTGGCGCCGGATGAAGGGTGTGCGGCGAGTTACCCGGTGAAGATCGAGGGTGATGTGATTATGTTGTCGCTGACACCGAATGAGGGGTGTCCGAACGCCTGA
- a CDS encoding molybdopterin oxidoreductase family protein, with the protein MLFGRHKKNPIKLADKGAVEWKYTTCGYCSTGCAIEVGLNKDGKAVSARGVGDADVNRGKLCIKGIFEYELFESGGRGRVPLMRDRIHEPFREANWDQAMDKTASEIQRIQEAHGRDAFAIVSTGQIMTEEFYTLGKLARGVVGTNNYDGNTTLCMASAVSGYKRSFGSDGPPGCYDDFEHTDCLLAIGSNLPEQHPIIYWRMREAREKRPFPLIVVDPRVTMLAQNADMHLPISPGTDLVLLNSLAYVILEEGLQDEDYIRAHTTDFEAFKATVQDYDPLTASKLCGIDEDTIRNVARVYAKASSAMTIWTMGINQSTHGSDGVVAINNLNLITGNIGKPGGSSLSITGQCNAMGTREWSSCSGLPGYRALEKPQDRKDIAEFWGIDEDFFPEKRGLFMTDILPAIETGQIKGLWLIATNPMTSMPNTARIRKTLEKLDFLVVQDAYADVETNEYSHVFLPAAIWAEKEGVFTNTERRVNLIRNVMPPFGDSKPDFWIFNEMAKRIERDKKPNFPETTEQAFEEMKQLSKGRLLDISGMSYDKIEEKRGLQWPCRDGDETGSQRLYTDGVFQYPDGKAKLIPLPFVDNNERPDDEYPLWLNSGRVVEHFHTRTRTGKVGNQNKFSPTPYMEMNPDAAAEFGVEHGQYARLVSRRGDAVVLVQSTQRVPRNMIFVPFHYHECVNRVSLGLLDPHSRQPAYKQCAVRVEPIEDQQAAAELNLAARAY; encoded by the coding sequence ATGCTTTTCGGACGTCACAAAAAGAACCCCATTAAACTGGCCGACAAGGGCGCGGTGGAGTGGAAGTACACGACCTGCGGTTATTGTTCTACCGGTTGTGCGATTGAAGTCGGCCTGAACAAGGACGGCAAGGCGGTGTCGGCGCGTGGCGTTGGTGATGCCGATGTGAATCGTGGCAAGCTGTGTATCAAGGGTATTTTCGAGTACGAGTTGTTCGAAAGTGGCGGCCGTGGACGCGTGCCGCTGATGCGTGATCGTATCCATGAGCCGTTCCGGGAAGCAAACTGGGACCAGGCGATGGACAAGACTGCGTCCGAGATCCAGCGCATCCAGGAAGCGCACGGCCGTGATGCGTTCGCCATTGTGTCTACCGGCCAGATCATGACGGAAGAGTTTTATACGCTGGGTAAACTGGCGCGCGGTGTGGTTGGGACCAATAACTATGATGGCAATACTACCTTGTGCATGGCATCGGCGGTATCAGGTTACAAACGTTCATTCGGTTCCGACGGCCCACCCGGCTGCTATGATGATTTTGAACATACGGACTGCCTGCTGGCAATCGGCTCCAACCTGCCGGAACAGCATCCGATTATTTACTGGCGCATGCGCGAAGCGCGCGAGAAGCGGCCTTTCCCGTTAATTGTCGTCGATCCGCGTGTAACCATGCTGGCGCAGAATGCCGACATGCACCTGCCGATCAGTCCCGGCACAGACCTGGTGCTGTTGAACAGCCTGGCGTATGTGATCCTGGAAGAAGGCCTGCAGGACGAAGACTATATCCGCGCCCACACCACAGACTTCGAGGCCTTCAAGGCCACGGTGCAGGACTACGACCCGCTGACGGCCTCGAAGCTCTGCGGTATCGACGAAGACACCATCCGCAACGTCGCGCGCGTCTATGCCAAAGCCAGCTCGGCCATGACCATCTGGACCATGGGTATCAACCAGTCCACACACGGTTCCGACGGCGTGGTAGCCATCAACAACCTCAACCTCATCACGGGTAACATCGGCAAGCCCGGTGGAAGCAGCCTGTCCATCACCGGCCAGTGCAACGCCATGGGCACGCGCGAGTGGTCGTCCTGTTCCGGCCTGCCGGGTTACCGTGCGCTGGAGAAGCCGCAGGACCGCAAGGACATTGCCGAATTCTGGGGCATCGACGAAGACTTCTTCCCGGAAAAACGCGGCCTGTTCATGACCGATATTCTGCCTGCGATTGAAACCGGGCAGATCAAGGGCCTGTGGCTGATCGCCACCAACCCCATGACCTCCATGCCGAACACGGCACGCATCCGCAAGACACTGGAGAAACTGGACTTCCTGGTAGTGCAGGATGCCTACGCCGATGTCGAGACCAACGAATACAGTCACGTGTTCCTGCCGGCCGCCATCTGGGCCGAGAAGGAAGGTGTGTTCACCAACACCGAACGCCGCGTCAACCTGATCCGTAACGTCATGCCACCCTTCGGTGATTCAAAGCCGGACTTCTGGATCTTTAACGAAATGGCGAAGCGCATCGAGCGCGACAAAAAGCCGAACTTTCCCGAGACCACCGAACAGGCCTTCGAGGAGATGAAACAGCTGTCGAAAGGGCGTCTTCTGGATATCTCCGGCATGAGCTACGACAAGATCGAGGAGAAGCGAGGCTTGCAATGGCCCTGTCGCGACGGTGACGAAACCGGTTCGCAGCGTTTATATACCGATGGCGTGTTCCAGTACCCGGACGGCAAGGCCAAACTTATTCCGCTGCCGTTTGTCGACAACAACGAACGGCCTGACGATGAATACCCCCTGTGGTTGAACAGCGGCCGCGTGGTAGAGCATTTCCATACCCGCACCCGCACCGGCAAGGTCGGTAACCAGAACAAGTTCAGTCCCACGCCTTACATGGAAATGAACCCGGATGCTGCCGCGGAGTTTGGTGTGGAGCACGGTCAGTATGCGCGCCTGGTGTCCCGGCGCGGTGATGCTGTTGTGCTGGTGCAGAGCACCCAGCGCGTACCGCGCAACATGATCTTCGTGCCGTTTCACTACCACGAGTGCGTGAACCGCGTCAGTCTCGGCTTGCTCGATCCCCATTCGCGCCAGCCGGCCTATAAGCAGTGCGCCGTGCGTGTGGAGCCGATCGAGGACCAGCAGGCGGCAGCAGAATTGAACCTTGCGGCGCGGGCCTATTGA
- a CDS encoding DmsC/YnfH family molybdoenzyme membrane anchor subunit: protein MFKVRNNEPEYAFIPDSEAPQTNCYGKPIQLIDENDPLAGQSLNINGDSSVGDNPNRYKQHGFYFNADNCIACHACEAACAEKNDTPAHLAFRSVGYLEGGSYPAVARLNISMACNHCDNPVCLKGCPTRAYTKFAEYGAVLQDPDICFGCGYCTWVCPYNAPQLDPVAGHVSKCNMCVDRLEVGLKPACASACLGGALDFGVIETVPENREQLSTSIPGFPDTSITQPNIRFQQTRSLPREMRRTDSTPIRYVRDDQNAKPEPDVKGGQGTYRSAALKRTNKPRQWNLTKLRSREDPLVLFTLITQAVVGAFLLLFLGPPFGLASLGAAAHPVAYPVMLFGLIAVQTFALVISTLHLGRPHRFYRAFNNLRHSPVSREVAAVAVFYNLLGAYAVLTGLPQLFAWLPEGLVSAVRELSGWLAVIAGPVSIYFMHRIYRIPARPFWNHWQVLTSFYASMLTLGSLAVALVFVPLLVVQDTDYTPLLQTLTLLALAGLVIEAFGLYRHADYLRHHSGEGQAAWMEQTTTFGKTYWLRNALMLGAGLLIALAALSGLQGVAGFVLWGLAALALSGAALIGRALFYVLVIPTTLPGAFFWKNPAFEEHAREAGLADMTQVGVQVAEH from the coding sequence ATGTTCAAAGTAAGAAACAACGAACCGGAATACGCCTTTATTCCGGACTCCGAAGCGCCGCAGACCAACTGCTACGGCAAGCCCATCCAGCTGATCGATGAAAATGATCCACTGGCTGGACAAAGCCTGAACATCAACGGCGACAGCAGCGTTGGCGACAACCCCAACCGCTACAAGCAGCACGGGTTCTATTTCAATGCCGACAACTGCATTGCCTGTCACGCCTGCGAGGCCGCCTGTGCGGAAAAGAACGATACGCCGGCACACCTGGCATTCCGTTCCGTCGGGTATCTTGAAGGTGGCAGCTACCCGGCGGTAGCGCGCCTGAATATTTCCATGGCCTGTAACCATTGCGACAACCCGGTGTGCCTCAAAGGCTGCCCGACGCGCGCCTATACCAAGTTTGCCGAGTACGGTGCTGTGCTGCAGGACCCGGACATCTGCTTCGGTTGTGGTTACTGCACCTGGGTGTGCCCGTACAACGCACCGCAACTCGACCCGGTCGCCGGCCATGTCTCCAAGTGCAACATGTGTGTCGATCGCCTGGAAGTCGGCCTGAAACCGGCCTGTGCCTCGGCCTGTCTCGGCGGTGCGCTCGACTTTGGCGTGATCGAAACCGTCCCGGAGAACCGCGAACAACTTTCCACCAGCATTCCCGGTTTCCCCGACACCTCGATTACTCAGCCCAATATCCGCTTTCAGCAGACGCGCAGCCTGCCACGGGAAATGCGCCGCACCGACAGCACCCCGATCCGCTACGTGCGCGATGACCAGAACGCAAAGCCGGAGCCCGACGTTAAAGGCGGGCAGGGAACGTACCGCAGCGCAGCGCTGAAGCGAACCAATAAACCCAGGCAGTGGAACCTCACCAAACTGCGCTCACGCGAAGATCCGCTGGTGCTCTTTACGCTGATTACCCAGGCCGTGGTCGGCGCATTCCTGCTGTTATTCCTCGGCCCGCCGTTCGGACTGGCGTCGCTGGGCGCTGCCGCTCACCCGGTTGCCTACCCGGTCATGCTGTTCGGGTTGATTGCAGTACAGACCTTTGCCCTGGTGATCTCCACCCTGCACCTGGGACGTCCGCACCGCTTTTACCGTGCCTTTAATAATTTGCGCCATTCGCCGGTCAGCCGTGAAGTTGCCGCTGTCGCCGTGTTCTATAACCTGCTTGGCGCCTATGCCGTGCTGACAGGTTTGCCGCAGTTGTTTGCCTGGTTACCGGAAGGCCTGGTCAGCGCTGTGCGCGAGCTGTCCGGCTGGCTGGCGGTCATTGCCGGCCCCGTGTCGATTTATTTCATGCACCGCATCTACCGCATCCCGGCGCGCCCGTTCTGGAACCACTGGCAGGTGCTGACCAGCTTTTACGCCAGCATGCTAACGCTCGGCTCGCTGGCCGTGGCGCTGGTGTTCGTACCGTTGCTGGTCGTACAGGACACCGATTACACGCCCCTGTTGCAGACACTGACACTGCTGGCGCTGGCCGGACTGGTGATCGAGGCGTTTGGTCTTTACCGTCACGCGGACTACCTGCGCCACCACAGCGGTGAAGGGCAGGCCGCGTGGATGGAGCAGACCACTACCTTCGGCAAAACCTACTGGTTACGCAATGCGCTGATGCTCGGCGCCGGCCTGTTGATCGCACTCGCGGCCCTCAGCGGGCTGCAAGGTGTTGCCGGTTTTGTCCTGTGGGGCCTTGCGGCACTGGCCCTGTCGGGCGCTGCGCTGATCGGTCGCGCACTGTTCTACGTACTGGTCATCCCGACCACCCTGCCCGGTGCCTTCTTCTGGAAGAACCCGGCATTCGAGGAACACGCGCGCGAGGCGGGACTGGCCGACATGACACAGGTCGGCGTGCAGGTCGCCGAGCACTGA
- a CDS encoding TusE/DsrC/DsvC family sulfur relay protein — protein MTLEVNGTEVSLDNEGFLLYPEEWDMQVANALATRERIDMSDDHWTVVYFVRGYFEERQTVPEARHALKALREKLGKEKASRKFLYSLFPYGYGQQACKIAGMRKPLKLMLDI, from the coding sequence ATGACCCTTGAAGTAAACGGTACCGAAGTCAGTCTCGATAACGAGGGTTTCCTGCTCTACCCGGAAGAGTGGGATATGCAGGTTGCCAATGCACTGGCAACGCGCGAACGGATTGACATGAGCGATGACCACTGGACAGTTGTTTACTTTGTGCGGGGCTACTTTGAAGAACGCCAGACTGTCCCCGAAGCACGCCATGCGCTAAAAGCACTGCGGGAAAAACTCGGCAAGGAAAAAGCCAGCCGCAAGTTCCTGTACTCGCTGTTTCCCTACGGCTACGGCCAGCAGGCGTGCAAGATTGCCGGCATGCGCAAGCCGCTCAAGTTGATGCTCGATATCTGA